In Candidatus Paceibacter sp., the sequence TTAAACGGAGGAAAGTTTGCCAAAAATATTTTTAAAGATCTGGCGCTTCTGTCCAAATGGCAGCTGGCCGGAGTGCAGTCGCCTTTCGTGGATTTATTTTCCGCTAACATCGTGCTGGCCGAAGAAGGCAGTATGAGCGACAGCGCCAGCGCGAGCTGGTGGCTCAACTCCGGAGCATATTTTTATATAAAGAACGGTTACAGCTCCACCATCCAGGGGCCTTTGCCCAAAGACGATCCGTGGAGAATATATTACGAAGGCGACAACACGGAAGACACCGACGGCGGCTATTATCCGCAAAACATTTTTCGTCTCGTTACCAGAACGAAGTGGCAGGATTTAAAACAAGAGGTGTATTACAAAATAACCAAGCATAATTTGAGCGCCAGCACCAACCGCAACCAATCCAACGGCCTGCTCCTTTTTAACCGTTACCAGAACGGCGACAATTTGTATTATACCGGCATACGAGTGGACGGGACTTCCGTCATAAAGAAAAAGAAAAACGGCAATTACTACACGTTGGCGCAGGAAAAAGTTTTTAACGGCGCCTACGACGCTTCTTCCAATCCCAATCTTATACCGCAGAACGTCTGGATCGGATTGCGCAGCGAAGTTTCCACCAGCGCCGACGGCACGGTGGACATAAAGCTTTATATGGACAACGGCAAGACAGGTTCCTGGGCGCTCATCGCCCAGGCCAAAGACAATAATACCAGCTACGGCGGTTCGGCAATCACCGCCGCCGGTTATGGCGGCATCAGAACTGATTTTATGGATGTGCAGTTCAGCGATTATAAAATAGAAGAAGTGGAGCTAAGTTCCTCCTCTTCCGCGGTTTCTTCTGTTGAGTCGTCAAACAGTTTTTCGGCGTTTTCTTCGTCCGGTGTGGCAAGCTCCGCCTCTTCAATAGAAGAAACTAATTTTTCTTCTTCGGCGGCGGCTTCCAGTTTGCCTAAATCTTCCTCGTCGTCTTCACTGGCGACAAGCAGTAAATCTTCAAGCGCTGTTTCTTCCGCGGCGACTGCTTCGTCCAAATCATCCTCATCCTCTTCAACGGTAAAATCCTCATCGTCCGCATCCGCCAAAAAATCATCTTCAAGCTCTTCGGTTAAAAAGTCTTCCTCGTCTTCGTTAAAATCATCGTCGTCTCTGGCTAAATCTTCTTCGTCTTCATTTAAATCCTTATCTAGTTCAAGTGTTTCCGGCGCGGCGCAAAGCTCGGAGTCAGCTTCATCTTCATCAGAGCAGAGTCACGGAAATTCGGGTGAACATTCCAACAATGGCAATAACAATAACAACAACGGGGGCGGAGGAGGAGGAATGATTTTTTCTCCATTTGCTCAAACGATTTCAAGCTCGTCTGAAAAATCGGAAGACGCTAACTCTTCGGAAGCAAATGATAAGTCTCAAAAAGAACAGGAAAATCCAATAATTTCACAGAGCGGTAATACCAACCAAGGAGGAGGAGCGGGCGGGCAGAGCGGGGGGATTTCTTTCGGTGTTATAAATATTTCCGATATAACCCAGGACGTGAAGGCGGAGCTTCTTTCCGGAAAATTCGCCGTGGGAATGAATGACGAAAGGGTGGAAATTTTACAGAATATGCTAGCCAGGGATCCGGAAATATATCCGGAAGGCAAAGTTACCGGATTTTACGGCCCGGCCA encodes:
- a CDS encoding peptidoglycan-binding protein; this translates as MAIKANTAFAFLFLNGGKFAKNIFKDLALLSKWQLAGVQSPFVDLFSANIVLAEEGSMSDSASASWWLNSGAYFYIKNGYSSTIQGPLPKDDPWRIYYEGDNTEDTDGGYYPQNIFRLVTRTKWQDLKQEVYYKITKHNLSASTNRNQSNGLLLFNRYQNGDNLYYTGIRVDGTSVIKKKKNGNYYTLAQEKVFNGAYDASSNPNLIPQNVWIGLRSEVSTSADGTVDIKLYMDNGKTGSWALIAQAKDNNTSYGGSAITAAGYGGIRTDFMDVQFSDYKIEEVELSSSSSAVSSVESSNSFSAFSSSGVASSASSIEETNFSSSAAASSLPKSSSSSSLATSSKSSSAVSSAATASSKSSSSSSTVKSSSSASAKKSSSSSSVKKSSSSSLKSSSSLAKSSSSSFKSLSSSSVSGAAQSSESASSSSEQSHGNSGEHSNNGNNNNNNGGGGGGMIFSPFAQTISSSSEKSEDANSSEANDKSQKEQENPIISQSGNTNQGGGAGGQSGGISFGVINISDITQDVKAELLSGKFAVGMNDERVEILQNMLARDPEIYPEGKVTGFYGPATVRAVQRFQKKYGLVGAGTPDTTGFGLAGPKTREKLNELFGSAESSSESKNPGASNESTGTVQKPFISSGAYKVSDVSKMTPEQKESLIKAIRVQIDELLKKVIELMSAKNQS